Part of the Citrus sinensis cultivar Valencia sweet orange chromosome 2, DVS_A1.0, whole genome shotgun sequence genome, TGGACTATCCACCACCTTTTACCCATCCCCCCTTCCGGTTCATCTTAACTTGTTTTCTTTGATGGAGTCATTGATTAATGCTTTTGTCCGGATCTTGAAAATGATGCCATCTCtttgaaaattcattttttagtcCTCCTTTTACTATCTAATTGAATTTTTCGAATATTTCTTTCCCAAAATTACATTGtgtgttgtttttgtttttcatatatttCACTTGTTAgtgttaaatattaatttctggtctttttttatttttctggtgCTGTCCGAGTATTTTGTTGTGTGCTTGTGAAAGAGTCAATAAAATTCGATCAACATTTACCATGATCAGGAATATAGAAGATCGACCCGCAGCAGCAAATGGGTCTCCATCACGAAACGCAGCCGGTGATAGTAGCCGGGGTGTTTCAAGATCTGCCGTTGGCAAAAGATCTCCTCATTCATCAGAAAAATTGGACAAAAAGATACGAAAAGACGAGAACACAACAAATGGATCTATAACAAGAGCTGATAGTGCTGCAACTACAACCCCAGTTCGATCAGAGCAAGAGACTCGGGCTGGAGCTGTAGCTGCAGGTGCCGCCGGTACAAGTAACACAGTAGTTTCAGTTTCAGTTTCAGTTGCCCAAAAGGTTAATGCGGAAGTGATCGAGTGGCCAAAGATATATGTTGCCTTGTCTagaaaggagaaagaagatgACTTTCTAGCTATGAAAGGCACAAAGCTCCCTCATAGACCCAAGAAAAGAGCCAAGAATATTGATAGAACTCTCCAGGTACCACACAATAACCAAAAGCCACGgattaaagaaagaagaaagataaaatgaatctgtttttttttttttttcaaaaaaaataatttatttatatctttCCTTATCTGTTTacctaattttcattttcataaacAAGCATTAtatttgttcatttattttatttttggtgttTATTTGGCAGTATTGTTTTCCGGGGATGTGGCTCTCTGATTTAACGAAGAGTCGGTATGAGGTTAGAGAGAAGAAAAGTGTCAAGAAGGTGATTAATTTTCCTCTTCAGTCTCccttgtttctttttaaaaataaaaatacaaataaaaggGCTAAAGGcgaataaatttcaattaggtgtttgtttttttcttttaaaattaatcaggCATTTAGTTTAAGCGTCGAATACACGGTTGCAAAAGAGACATGGCGTGCATGtcttataatattatttatataggTTACAGATTAATGGGTCCTACTACTATTACCTAAtgaatcatttcttttttttttttaaaaaaaaaaagaaaaatactgaAATAGTTTAGAATATTTTTGTGAACAGCAAAAGCGAAGAGGGCTGAAAGGAATGGAGAGCATGGAGAGTGATTCTGAGTAGTAGTAGTGATTGTTGAAAAGTGATAAAAATCTGACcttgaaatcaaatcaagtTTTGAGAGAGCCTGAGCCTCGGCTGCCTACCCCTTTTTGTTGA contains:
- the LOC102618866 gene encoding uncharacterized protein LOC102618866, giving the protein MMRYQRVSPDYNPLSNNGSKSSFRCREEGENGTKTVLTTTNGIESGFRFRSPSKPPPPPPSQENNNTNHYNHSINNNNNTTTTASASPLSDHNKLSNGRGGDVLLQLQWGHKKRARLSRTEIRSLSVNDDSSSSSPFHRRAGSPFIDKPPPPPPHFHPSNATSTSTRPSNLRTKDSSGFINNRNIEDRPAAANGSPSRNAAGDSSRGVSRSAVGKRSPHSSEKLDKKIRKDENTTNGSITRADSAATTTPVRSEQETRAGAVAAGAAGTSNTVVSVSVSVAQKVNAEVIEWPKIYVALSRKEKEDDFLAMKGTKLPHRPKKRAKNIDRTLQYCFPGMWLSDLTKSRYEVREKKSVKKQKRRGLKGMESMESDSE